A genomic window from Alkalihalobacillus sp. AL-G includes:
- the namA gene encoding NADPH dehydrogenase NamA gives MIAKLFEPITFRNVTLKNRIVMSPMCMYSCFEQDGKITNWHKTHYPSRAVGQVGLIIVESSAVHPQGRISMQDLGIWNDSHVEGLQELVGLIHEQGAKAAIQLGHAGRKAIVEGPIYSASPLPFKEGMEQPEEMSIEQIKKTVEDFQAAARRSKEAGFDIIEIHGAHGYLINQFLSPLTNERTDEYGDSKEKRFRILREIITAVKSEFDGPLFVRISANDYHPKGYTVEDYEDYATWMKDLGVDLIDCSSGAVVPAKINPYPGYQVQYADYLRSKANVATGAVGMITSPLHAEEILQNERADLIFLARELLRDPYWPRRAANELNVELAPPKQYTRGW, from the coding sequence ATGATTGCAAAGCTTTTTGAACCAATAACTTTCCGAAATGTAACACTTAAAAACAGGATTGTCATGTCACCGATGTGTATGTATTCCTGTTTTGAACAAGATGGTAAAATAACCAACTGGCATAAAACCCATTATCCAAGCCGTGCTGTTGGACAAGTGGGATTAATAATCGTTGAATCATCCGCTGTTCATCCACAAGGCCGTATTTCCATGCAAGATCTTGGGATTTGGAATGACTCCCATGTGGAAGGATTGCAAGAGCTCGTTGGACTGATCCATGAACAGGGTGCGAAAGCTGCCATCCAACTTGGTCACGCTGGTCGGAAAGCCATCGTAGAAGGGCCGATTTACTCGGCATCGCCGCTTCCATTTAAAGAAGGCATGGAACAGCCCGAGGAAATGTCGATAGAACAAATCAAAAAAACTGTTGAAGATTTTCAAGCTGCTGCACGTCGCAGTAAGGAAGCCGGATTTGATATTATTGAAATTCATGGTGCACACGGTTATTTGATCAATCAATTCCTGTCACCGCTTACGAATGAACGAACAGATGAGTATGGCGACTCAAAAGAAAAACGATTCCGGATTCTTCGGGAAATCATTACTGCTGTAAAGTCTGAATTTGATGGACCACTCTTTGTTCGGATCTCAGCAAATGATTACCATCCAAAGGGGTATACAGTTGAAGATTATGAGGACTATGCTACCTGGATGAAGGATTTAGGGGTCGATCTCATCGATTGCAGTTCAGGTGCAGTCGTACCTGCAAAAATCAACCCTTATCCAGGTTATCAGGTTCAATATGCGGATTACCTACGTTCAAAAGCGAATGTTGCAACAGGGGCAGTGGGTATGATTACTTCACCGCTACATGCAGAAGAAATCCTGCAAAATGAGCGTGCTGACTTGATCTTTCTTGCCCGTGAATTATTACGAGACCCGTATTGGCCAAGACGTGCCGCGAACGAACTGAATGTTGAACTGGCACCACCCAAACAATATACAAGAGGCTGGTAA
- a CDS encoding DUF4129 domain-containing protein, translating to MSSSMIIRTRWLHYLMDVLLVALTTVWFYAPFKTNVMVPVIVLMVVGGVLLEFILPRIEITVGKVLLIAAFLCGIGWVMGLDWLLVIIVSLVCTWRFTLHFLDSDIGQEVYLFLFSVIGLSIFFVLYRTSDELMNALALTLFQFILLLAIRLNRIVRQQETNPALQRYVTYTFVGFIGVTGVIVAVFPLIKQAFMLAMKLISGTLAVIFYYPVSSFFNWLTSFMSENDNQSKDTDNASDMSEELLNQEHGGSGIIEWMNAILIIAAIIIVVWMFYKFYHKHLTLRGQVTLSPTVESHALNYAEPDYSSWTKSKAPENRVRKRLYQLERKMAKYDFGRFRYESVQEWLDRIDPPENLHDQITGIYQQVRYGEQDATQEQTTRYEAAIQKMLSWGKENHRIKMKKNKKK from the coding sequence ATGAGTTCTTCTATGATCATCCGTACGAGATGGCTTCATTACTTAATGGATGTTTTACTCGTAGCTCTCACGACGGTCTGGTTTTATGCCCCATTTAAAACAAACGTAATGGTCCCCGTTATCGTGTTGATGGTTGTCGGTGGAGTTCTTTTAGAATTCATATTGCCGAGGATTGAAATTACTGTAGGGAAAGTTCTATTAATCGCCGCATTCCTATGTGGAATCGGTTGGGTTATGGGGTTAGATTGGCTTTTAGTAATTATTGTTTCTCTAGTATGTACATGGAGGTTTACATTACATTTCCTTGATTCAGATATAGGACAGGAAGTATATTTGTTTCTGTTTTCTGTGATCGGTCTATCCATTTTTTTCGTTTTATACCGAACGAGTGATGAGCTTATGAACGCATTGGCTTTAACGTTGTTCCAGTTTATTCTGCTCTTGGCAATTCGATTGAATCGAATAGTTCGTCAACAAGAAACGAACCCTGCCTTACAACGTTATGTTACGTATACTTTTGTAGGATTCATAGGTGTTACGGGTGTCATTGTCGCCGTATTTCCATTGATTAAACAGGCATTCATGCTTGCTATGAAGTTGATCAGTGGAACACTTGCAGTTATTTTTTACTATCCGGTTAGCAGTTTTTTTAACTGGCTAACATCGTTTATGTCCGAAAATGATAATCAATCGAAAGACACGGATAATGCTTCAGATATGAGTGAGGAACTATTAAATCAGGAACATGGTGGTTCAGGCATTATCGAATGGATGAACGCCATACTCATCATTGCAGCTATTATTATTGTCGTATGGATGTTTTATAAGTTTTACCACAAACATTTAACGTTGCGTGGTCAAGTGACGCTATCACCCACCGTAGAATCACATGCCTTAAACTACGCTGAACCGGATTATTCATCCTGGACTAAAAGTAAGGCTCCTGAAAATAGGGTCCGTAAACGTCTATACCAACTAGAAAGAAAAATGGCAAAGTATGATTTTGGGCGGTTCAGGTATGAATCTGTTCAAGAATGGTTAGATCGAATCGACCCTCCGGAAAATTTACATGACCAAATAACTGGTATTTATCAACAAGTACGGTACGGAGAACAAGATGCAACCCAAGAGCAAACAACTCGCTATGAAGCTGCCATTCAGAAAATGTTATCGTGGGGAAAAGAGAACCATCGCATCAAAATGAAAAAGAATAAAAAGAAGTAG
- a CDS encoding DNA polymerase IV produces the protein MLNKSKTARVIFHVDMNSFYASVEIALDPSLKGKPVAIAGNVEDRKGIIVTSSYEARAKGVRTTMPLWEAKRKCPDLIVLPPSFERYRNASKKIFDMLCEYSDLVEPVSIDEGYIDLTDASLRGFPLDIAHEIQTRLLNELRLPCSIGIAPNKFLSKMASDMKKPLGITVLRKREIPQILWPMKIEEMHGVGKKTMEKFHEINIFTIGDLANKGEWDVKLALGKNGEKLWQRARGMDNREVDPEASNSFKTVGVSTTLPEDLVQFAEMDKVLHELADSLELRLKRKKVVATTLQLTIRYAGRKTVTRSETLSNPIQEKTDLALAAKKIFKEHWNGEPVRLLGVSAIQVIEKNRAYRQLDLFSYHHFTKDEQLFETLDKIQRKYGEHSVQKGIEKKGENRNGKKNET, from the coding sequence ATGTTGAACAAATCAAAAACAGCTAGAGTTATTTTTCATGTCGATATGAATAGCTTTTATGCCTCAGTTGAAATCGCGCTGGATCCATCTTTAAAAGGGAAACCTGTTGCGATTGCAGGGAATGTGGAGGATCGGAAAGGGATCATTGTAACAAGTAGTTATGAAGCACGTGCAAAAGGTGTACGTACAACCATGCCTTTATGGGAAGCAAAAAGGAAATGTCCCGATTTGATCGTCCTTCCACCATCGTTCGAACGGTATAGAAATGCTTCGAAAAAGATATTTGATATGTTATGTGAATATAGCGATCTTGTTGAACCTGTTTCGATTGATGAAGGTTATATCGATTTGACCGATGCCTCTTTACGAGGTTTTCCATTAGATATTGCGCATGAAATTCAAACAAGGCTACTCAATGAGTTAAGGCTTCCTTGCAGCATCGGTATCGCACCGAATAAGTTTTTATCTAAAATGGCTTCTGATATGAAAAAGCCTCTTGGAATTACGGTACTACGGAAACGGGAAATACCACAAATACTCTGGCCTATGAAAATTGAAGAAATGCATGGGGTCGGAAAAAAGACGATGGAAAAATTCCATGAAATCAATATTTTTACGATTGGGGACCTTGCGAATAAGGGAGAATGGGATGTCAAGCTTGCACTTGGCAAAAATGGTGAAAAACTATGGCAGAGAGCGAGAGGAATGGATAACCGGGAAGTAGATCCGGAAGCCTCCAATTCGTTCAAAACGGTAGGCGTTTCAACCACATTACCCGAAGATCTTGTTCAGTTTGCTGAAATGGACAAAGTTCTACATGAACTCGCAGATTCTCTTGAACTACGGCTTAAACGGAAAAAAGTCGTAGCGACGACACTTCAGCTCACAATCCGATATGCAGGTCGAAAAACGGTGACGAGAAGCGAGACGTTATCAAACCCTATTCAGGAGAAAACCGATCTCGCCCTAGCAGCAAAAAAGATTTTCAAAGAACACTGGAACGGGGAACCTGTTAGGCTGTTAGGTGTCAGTGCGATACAAGTAATTGAAAAAAATCGAGCGTATCGCCAGCTCGACTTATTTTCGTACCATCATTTTACAAAAGATGAACAACTTTTTGAAACTTTAGACAAAATTCAACGTAAATATGGAGAACATTCTGTTCAGAAGGGTATAGAGAAAAAGGGGGAAAATAGAAATGGAAAGAAGAACGAAACTTGA
- a CDS encoding acyl-CoA carboxylase subunit beta — MDIYDKINELYDRRRTVQMGGGDERIDKQHEKGKLTARERIDLLLDKDSFIEINPFIEHRNQDFGMDKNSAPGEGVVTGYGTIHGRSIYLFAQDFTVFGGALGEMHAQKIAKVMDLAAQNGAPFIGLNDSGGARIQEGVVSLDGYGQIFYRNSIYSGVIPQISVILGPCAGGAVYSPAITDFVFMVEQTSQMFITGPKVIETVTGENISSEDLGGAKVHSSKSGNAHFTAPTEEETLLQVRRLLEYLPQNNEQKPERVSGEEQSDYRENLADVVPFETIRPYDVRNVILEVVDQDSFMEVHKDFARNIVVGFGRIKGESIGLICNQPKVMAGGLDIDSSDKVARFIRFCDSFNIPLITFEDVTGFFPGIKQEHGGIIRHGAKILYAYSEATVPKITVITRKAYGGAYVALNSKSIGADLVYAWPNAEIAVMGPEGAANIIFAREIQNSNNPEETRNAKIDEYREKFANPYVAASRGMVDDVIDPRETRIKLAQALHMLRNKKDSRPSKKHGNIPL; from the coding sequence ATGGACATCTATGATAAAATCAATGAGCTTTACGACCGCCGCAGAACAGTACAAATGGGCGGTGGGGATGAACGAATCGATAAACAGCATGAAAAAGGAAAATTAACTGCACGTGAGCGAATCGATTTGCTCCTGGATAAAGACAGCTTTATAGAAATAAATCCATTTATCGAGCATAGAAATCAGGATTTTGGAATGGATAAGAATAGTGCACCCGGTGAAGGAGTCGTAACCGGTTATGGGACCATCCATGGGCGTTCTATTTATTTGTTTGCACAGGATTTTACCGTTTTCGGTGGTGCACTTGGTGAAATGCACGCACAAAAGATTGCGAAGGTAATGGACCTTGCTGCGCAAAATGGGGCCCCTTTTATAGGGTTGAACGATTCAGGCGGGGCACGAATTCAAGAAGGTGTCGTATCTTTAGATGGGTACGGACAAATTTTCTACCGAAATTCGATTTACTCTGGGGTCATTCCGCAAATCTCTGTGATTTTAGGTCCGTGTGCAGGTGGAGCGGTCTATTCTCCTGCTATTACCGATTTTGTATTTATGGTGGAGCAGACTAGTCAGATGTTCATAACAGGTCCGAAGGTAATTGAAACGGTGACTGGCGAAAACATCAGTTCAGAGGATTTAGGTGGAGCAAAGGTTCATAGTTCCAAAAGTGGAAATGCTCATTTTACCGCACCTACTGAGGAAGAGACGTTGCTCCAGGTCCGCCGTCTGCTTGAGTATCTTCCACAAAACAATGAGCAAAAACCCGAACGGGTATCTGGTGAAGAACAATCTGATTATCGAGAAAATCTTGCCGATGTCGTACCATTTGAAACTATTCGCCCTTACGATGTAAGAAATGTTATTCTAGAAGTAGTCGATCAGGATTCATTTATGGAGGTCCATAAAGACTTTGCGCGGAATATCGTTGTCGGTTTTGGTCGGATAAAAGGGGAGTCGATTGGTCTGATTTGCAATCAGCCAAAGGTGATGGCAGGTGGATTGGATATCGATTCCTCTGATAAAGTTGCTCGATTCATCCGATTTTGTGATAGCTTCAATATACCGTTAATTACATTTGAAGACGTTACAGGCTTTTTTCCTGGAATTAAACAGGAGCACGGCGGTATCATAAGACATGGAGCGAAAATCCTTTATGCTTATTCTGAGGCGACCGTTCCAAAAATCACCGTGATTACAAGAAAAGCATACGGTGGGGCTTATGTGGCCCTAAATAGTAAATCGATCGGTGCAGACCTTGTCTACGCCTGGCCAAATGCTGAAATTGCCGTAATGGGACCAGAGGGAGCAGCCAATATCATTTTTGCTAGGGAAATCCAAAATAGCAATAACCCTGAAGAAACTCGAAATGCGAAGATCGATGAATATCGGGAAAAATTCGCAAACCCATATGTTGCAGCATCAAGAGGTATGGTCGATGATGTAATCGACCCAAGAGAAACACGGATAAAGCTCGCTCAAGCATTACATATGCTACGTAACAAAAAGGATAGTCGTCCTTCCAAAAAACACGGAAACATCCCTTTATAG
- a CDS encoding M20/M25/M40 family metallo-hydrolase yields MINQERIVEEFLELVQIDSETKYEEEISKVLKEKFSNLGLEVFEDDTKEKTGHGAGNLVCTLPATDEKADPIYFTSHMDTVVPGNGVKPSIEDGYIKTDGTTILGADDKTGLAAMFEAIRVLKENDIKHGKIQFVITVGEESGLVGAKELDPALVDAKYGFALDSDGKVGNIIVAAPTQAKVITTIKGKTAHAGVAPEKGVSAITVAAKAISKMPLGRIDEETTANIGRFSGGAGTNTNIVIDHVEILAEARSLIPEKMEEQVQKMKDAFEKTAEEMGATANVEVIVMYPGFKFDHGDEVVEVAKQAVEKIGRKPDLLHSGGGSDANIIAGFGIPTVNLAVGYEEIHTANERMPIEELVKTSELVVSIIEQVGAKN; encoded by the coding sequence ATGATTAATCAAGAACGAATTGTTGAGGAATTTTTAGAACTCGTACAAATTGATTCAGAAACAAAATATGAGGAAGAAATATCGAAGGTGCTTAAGGAAAAGTTTTCTAACCTTGGTCTTGAGGTGTTTGAGGATGATACGAAAGAGAAAACTGGACACGGAGCTGGCAACTTAGTTTGTACGTTACCCGCTACAGATGAAAAAGCTGATCCAATTTACTTCACTTCTCATATGGATACAGTTGTACCTGGTAATGGGGTTAAACCATCGATTGAAGACGGCTATATTAAAACGGATGGGACAACCATACTTGGAGCAGATGATAAAACAGGATTAGCTGCTATGTTTGAAGCAATCCGAGTCTTAAAAGAAAATGACATAAAACACGGCAAAATTCAATTCGTTATTACAGTCGGTGAAGAGTCGGGTCTAGTTGGTGCGAAAGAACTTGACCCAGCACTCGTCGATGCAAAGTATGGATTCGCACTTGATTCTGATGGTAAAGTCGGAAATATTATTGTAGCTGCGCCGACTCAAGCTAAGGTGATTACAACTATCAAAGGTAAAACTGCTCATGCGGGTGTTGCCCCTGAAAAAGGTGTTTCCGCAATAACTGTTGCAGCTAAAGCAATTTCGAAAATGCCGCTTGGTCGGATAGATGAAGAGACAACAGCGAACATTGGCCGCTTTTCTGGTGGTGCTGGAACGAATACAAACATTGTTATCGACCATGTTGAAATCCTGGCAGAAGCAAGGTCCTTGATCCCAGAGAAAATGGAAGAGCAAGTCCAAAAGATGAAGGATGCGTTTGAAAAGACTGCAGAAGAAATGGGTGCAACAGCAAATGTCGAGGTCATCGTCATGTATCCAGGATTCAAGTTCGATCATGGGGATGAAGTCGTTGAGGTTGCGAAACAGGCTGTAGAAAAAATCGGTCGTAAGCCGGACTTGCTTCACAGTGGGGGAGGAAGTGATGCCAACATTATCGCAGGATTTGGCATCCCAACTGTAAACCTCGCAGTCGGTTACGAAGAAATTCATACAGCAAATGAGCGTATGCCGATTGAAGAACTGGTGAAAACCTCTGAGCTCGTTGTATCGATTATCGAGCAGGTTGGAGCAAAAAACTAA
- a CDS encoding MarR family transcriptional regulator has protein sequence MIPGNLHIMMNYLRGTYKILEEEWQKAARSIGLTQAEQHVLWIVELEREATITRIANVGLWDVSTVMQVINRLKQKGYITLIKKNDDRRVSYAVLTDEGRQKQKQSAAFSYKLYEYLIEFDQQSTDNRKFLEEMITFHRNLNQHFHGKEFIDWTEQTAKDLNAQK, from the coding sequence ATGATTCCAGGAAACCTACATATCATGATGAACTATTTGAGGGGTACCTACAAAATTCTAGAAGAAGAGTGGCAGAAGGCAGCTAGAAGCATCGGTTTAACACAAGCAGAACAGCACGTTCTATGGATTGTTGAGCTTGAAAGGGAAGCGACGATTACTAGGATTGCAAACGTAGGATTATGGGACGTCTCAACCGTTATGCAAGTCATCAATCGCTTAAAGCAAAAGGGATACATAACATTGATTAAGAAAAATGATGATAGACGAGTTTCATATGCAGTCTTAACAGATGAAGGCCGTCAAAAGCAAAAGCAATCTGCCGCATTCTCATATAAGTTATATGAATATTTGATAGAATTTGACCAACAATCTACCGACAATCGAAAGTTTTTAGAAGAAATGATTACGTTCCATCGGAATTTAAACCAACATTTTCATGGCAAAGAATTCATTGATTGGACCGAACAGACTGCGAAAGATTTAAATGCACAAAAGTAG
- a CDS encoding MoxR family ATPase produces the protein MERRTKLEELRQSIGKVLIGKDKTVDLMMVALLARGHVLLEDVPGTGKTMLAKSIAKSIEGTFRRIQFTPDVLPSDVTGIQYLNPKTREFETRYGPVVANVLLADEINRATPRTQSSLLEVMEERQVTIDGETVRLPNPFIVLATQNPIESHGTFPLPEAQMDRFLLKINVGYPSFHQEQSMMKAYRNEEPFNSLSSIYSTDEIIQMQESIKSVHLTEEIESYMLSIVVETRRSKQIEIGVSPRGTLAFMRAVQAYAWLKGRDFANPEDVKHMAPYVLSHRLVLSMEGELRKTPEQVIQDILDEVEVPVEAGAVQK, from the coding sequence ATGGAAAGAAGAACGAAACTTGAGGAGTTAAGACAATCGATCGGCAAGGTACTGATCGGTAAAGATAAAACGGTTGATTTAATGATGGTCGCATTGCTAGCACGCGGTCACGTATTATTGGAAGATGTTCCTGGGACGGGAAAAACGATGCTTGCGAAAAGTATCGCAAAATCAATTGAAGGAACGTTCCGCAGAATCCAGTTTACACCGGATGTACTCCCTTCAGATGTAACAGGAATCCAATATTTGAATCCAAAGACGAGAGAGTTTGAAACGAGATACGGCCCAGTAGTTGCGAATGTTTTATTAGCAGATGAAATCAACAGGGCTACACCCCGAACACAGTCCAGTTTGCTTGAAGTAATGGAGGAGCGCCAGGTGACAATCGATGGTGAGACGGTACGTTTGCCGAACCCGTTTATCGTGCTTGCAACCCAAAACCCGATTGAGTCGCACGGAACTTTTCCATTACCAGAAGCTCAAATGGACCGTTTTTTGCTTAAAATCAATGTTGGTTACCCAAGCTTCCATCAAGAACAAAGCATGATGAAAGCCTATCGAAACGAAGAACCATTTAATAGCTTATCCTCAATCTACTCGACTGATGAAATCATACAGATGCAAGAATCAATCAAGTCTGTCCATTTAACAGAAGAAATTGAGTCGTACATGCTATCGATTGTGGTTGAAACACGAAGATCCAAACAAATAGAAATTGGCGTAAGTCCTAGGGGAACACTCGCGTTCATGCGAGCTGTTCAGGCATACGCCTGGCTCAAAGGTCGAGATTTTGCAAATCCGGAAGATGTAAAACATATGGCTCCATATGTACTTTCGCACCGACTTGTACTTTCAATGGAAGGAGAACTACGCAAAACTCCTGAACAAGTCATCCAAGACATTCTTGATGAAGTGGAAGTACCGGTAGAAGCAGGAGCGGTGCAAAAGTGA
- a CDS encoding DUF58 domain-containing protein codes for MIWRRSIDSNPITMYLPLLSVFIIIMSFYGKSSVLFWIGILSGLSTVLSSRYIDFITRRLSYNNNRQTIRMFPGDQDQWKVQIANRSRLPVFSGNLTFLLDNQCSIKNLQPIEERRNVNEYSVPFTFLPNEPKSLTFNITGNRRGVAKVSMLSLTVYDLMNATTGKLVNDRLVQSELIVYPTLLPVGGVQQLIQSRQGSRVVPSSLFEDRNLVVGTKDYEAGDSFQRIHWKASARMEELQTKIYEKAMTQTWTIFLNVIFDPKEAARLGESELLEKQISYTAYLCQFAFQQNIPFEIYINIKTRGRIPYMHLEKGEGKSQLAKALELLARLNNSSIKVPMHRVLSMFERRHFSSSVLILVGDDQTDADYYERFNRQGMDLYKVFLDESSASLDRLEKRRAIS; via the coding sequence GTGATTTGGCGTAGAAGCATCGATTCAAATCCAATTACGATGTACCTTCCACTACTTTCTGTGTTTATCATTATTATGAGTTTTTATGGGAAATCATCTGTTTTGTTTTGGATAGGGATTCTTAGTGGATTAAGTACAGTTTTATCGAGTCGATATATTGATTTCATAACACGCAGACTCTCATATAACAACAACCGGCAAACAATCCGGATGTTTCCTGGTGATCAAGATCAATGGAAGGTACAAATTGCGAATCGTAGTCGTTTACCTGTCTTCAGTGGGAACTTGACGTTTTTATTAGATAATCAATGCTCAATTAAAAACCTCCAACCAATAGAGGAACGGAGAAATGTAAATGAGTACTCGGTTCCATTTACATTTCTTCCTAATGAACCAAAAAGCTTAACATTCAATATCACAGGAAATAGAAGAGGTGTTGCGAAAGTATCAATGCTCAGCCTTACCGTCTATGATCTGATGAACGCGACGACAGGAAAGCTCGTTAACGATCGACTCGTCCAATCTGAGTTGATCGTTTATCCCACATTGTTGCCGGTAGGCGGCGTACAACAATTAATTCAGAGCCGGCAGGGGAGTCGAGTCGTTCCATCCTCCTTATTTGAAGATCGCAATCTTGTTGTCGGTACGAAAGATTATGAGGCTGGAGACTCCTTCCAACGCATTCATTGGAAAGCATCTGCTCGAATGGAAGAATTGCAAACGAAGATCTATGAAAAAGCGATGACGCAAACATGGACAATCTTCTTGAACGTCATTTTTGATCCGAAAGAGGCAGCACGATTGGGAGAGTCTGAGCTACTAGAAAAACAGATTAGTTACACAGCTTATCTTTGCCAATTCGCCTTTCAACAGAATATTCCCTTCGAGATTTACATCAACATTAAGACAAGAGGAAGAATTCCATACATGCACCTTGAAAAAGGTGAGGGGAAAAGCCAGTTGGCAAAAGCGTTAGAACTACTAGCACGATTAAATAATAGCAGCATTAAAGTTCCGATGCACCGAGTATTGTCGATGTTTGAACGACGTCACTTCAGCTCTTCTGTTCTGATTTTGGTAGGAGATGACCAGACAGATGCAGACTATTACGAGCGATTCAATAGGCAGGGAATGGATCTTTATAAAGTGTTTTTGGATGAGTCCTCAGCAAGCTTAGACCGGCTTGAAAAGAGGAGGGCGATATCATGA
- the mce gene encoding methylmalonyl-CoA epimerase, giving the protein MKKKIRVLIAKPGLDGHDRGALIISQALRDYGMEVIYTGLRQTPEQIVASAIQEDVDAIGMSCLSGAHNELFPEVVNGLKGQGAEEIIVIGGGVIPWEDIPFLEKNGVQKIFTPGTPSIETAKYIEKAVYQRDGINLDVDNEIVKKVDHIGIAVESLDESLPFYLDTLHLKLEGIEEVKSESVKIAFLNAGNIRIELLEPTNESSSIHSFIQKRGVGIHHVALGVENIEKRIQQLKENGISMIHDVPKPGAGGAEIAFMHPKSTQGVLYELCDKSSKERI; this is encoded by the coding sequence ATGAAAAAGAAAATTCGTGTTTTAATTGCCAAGCCAGGCTTGGATGGGCATGATCGTGGGGCGTTAATCATCTCTCAGGCGTTACGTGATTATGGAATGGAGGTTATTTATACTGGATTGCGACAAACTCCAGAGCAAATCGTTGCTTCCGCTATACAAGAAGATGTGGATGCAATCGGGATGTCCTGCCTTTCTGGTGCCCACAACGAATTGTTTCCAGAGGTTGTAAATGGACTAAAAGGACAGGGAGCAGAGGAGATTATTGTCATCGGTGGTGGTGTCATTCCTTGGGAGGATATTCCTTTTCTTGAGAAAAACGGTGTACAAAAGATTTTCACACCAGGAACTCCTTCTATCGAAACTGCCAAATACATTGAAAAAGCTGTCTATCAGCGCGATGGAATTAACCTAGATGTGGACAACGAAATCGTGAAAAAGGTTGATCATATCGGGATAGCGGTTGAGTCGCTTGACGAGTCGCTTCCATTTTATTTAGATACGCTACATTTAAAGCTTGAAGGCATCGAAGAAGTGAAGTCAGAATCTGTGAAGATTGCCTTTCTAAATGCTGGGAATATTCGAATTGAACTACTCGAACCAACGAATGAATCCAGTTCGATCCATTCATTTATTCAAAAGCGAGGAGTTGGAATCCATCACGTCGCTCTTGGAGTCGAGAATATTGAAAAGCGGATCCAACAACTGAAAGAAAATGGGATCTCGATGATTCATGACGTACCTAAGCCTGGAGCGGGGGGCGCAGAGATCGCATTCATGCACCCGAAATCGACACAAGGGGTACTTTATGAACTATGTGACAAATCATCGAAGGAGCGTATATAA